In Arthrobacter burdickii, one DNA window encodes the following:
- a CDS encoding acVLRF1 family peptidyl-tRNA hydrolase, whose product MPARSVLVEVQRLDGWLARFGERNGSYSLHPEAEKRDGSVRVTGANGCTAVLSPPLPGAPAPAGAGGENLLRALVSGVDVSAVVGLLLVRRGGYSVGVAQAGAVLSSKTGTRYVQGRTAAGGWSQQRFARRRANQADALVEETAARAAALYAAEPPSCLQLGGDRALATSTLGEPVLAPYAGLPQVPFLTVPDPRFAVLKEAARSALSIRITVTDPPTEP is encoded by the coding sequence ATGCCCGCCAGGTCCGTCCTCGTCGAGGTGCAGCGCCTCGACGGCTGGCTCGCCCGGTTCGGGGAGCGCAACGGCTCCTACTCCCTGCACCCCGAGGCGGAAAAACGCGACGGCTCCGTGAGGGTTACGGGCGCCAACGGCTGCACCGCGGTCCTGAGCCCACCCCTGCCGGGAGCGCCGGCACCCGCCGGAGCCGGCGGGGAGAATCTCCTGCGGGCCCTGGTGTCCGGAGTCGACGTTTCGGCCGTCGTGGGTCTCCTGCTGGTCCGGCGCGGCGGCTACTCCGTCGGGGTCGCCCAGGCGGGCGCGGTCCTGTCCTCGAAGACGGGGACGCGGTACGTCCAGGGCAGGACGGCCGCCGGCGGCTGGTCCCAGCAGCGCTTCGCCCGCCGACGGGCCAACCAGGCCGATGCCCTCGTGGAGGAGACGGCCGCCCGAGCCGCGGCGCTCTACGCAGCGGAACCGCCGTCATGCCTCCAGCTCGGCGGCGACAGGGCGCTCGCGACCAGCACGCTCGGCGAGCCGGTGCTCGCACCCTACGCCGGACTCCCGCAGGTCCCCTTCCTCACGGTGCCCGATCCCCGCTTCGCGGTCCTCAAGGAGGCGGCCCGCTCGGCGCTGTCGATCAGGATCACGGTGACCGACCCGCCGACCGAGCCCTGA
- a CDS encoding replication-associated recombination protein A, which yields MNDLFSAAAEDDESDDSPAGGVRAPGVVRPRSPLAVRMRPRTLDEVVGQQHLLGRGSPLRTLAGEHDPGAHAAPSSVILWGPPGTGKTTLAHVIARGQGRKFVELSAITAGVKDVRRVMDDALTSRDLYRQTTVLFLDEIHRFNKAQQDALLPGVENGWVVLIAATTENPSFSVVSPLLSRSLLQTLRPLDESDIRGLLQRAVDDERGLAGTVELSEEALEHLVRLAAGDARRGLTALEAAAGVAHSEREPQPGAHRGGEDWMDGEDDGGEGDDAGEDAAPVLVTLDHAEKAVDVAALRYDRAGDQHYDVASAFIKSLRGSDVDAALHYVARMLEAGEDPRFIARRLMISASEDVGMADPTALQTAVAAAQAVQLVGMPEARIILAEAVVHIATAPKSNAAYNGINAAIADVRAGRGQGIPAHLRDAHYPGASQLGHGKGYVYSHDEPHGIALQQYAPDDLVGRNYYEPTDRGVERDIASRLAKLRRIIRGK from the coding sequence GTGAATGATCTATTCAGTGCCGCGGCGGAGGACGACGAGTCGGATGACTCACCTGCCGGTGGCGTCCGTGCGCCCGGCGTCGTGCGGCCCCGCAGCCCCCTCGCCGTGCGCATGCGGCCGCGCACCCTGGACGAGGTCGTGGGGCAGCAGCATCTGCTCGGCCGCGGATCACCGCTCCGCACGCTCGCCGGCGAGCATGACCCCGGGGCCCACGCGGCGCCGTCGTCCGTGATCCTCTGGGGCCCGCCCGGTACCGGCAAGACGACCCTCGCCCACGTGATCGCGCGCGGCCAGGGCCGGAAGTTCGTCGAGCTGTCCGCCATCACCGCCGGGGTCAAGGACGTCCGGCGCGTCATGGACGACGCCCTGACCTCCCGGGACCTGTACCGGCAGACCACCGTGCTGTTCCTCGACGAGATCCATCGCTTCAACAAGGCCCAGCAGGATGCCCTGCTGCCCGGCGTGGAGAACGGGTGGGTGGTGCTGATCGCCGCCACCACGGAGAATCCCTCGTTCTCCGTGGTGTCACCGCTGCTGTCCCGCTCGCTCCTGCAGACACTCCGGCCGCTGGACGAATCGGACATCCGAGGCCTGCTGCAGCGCGCCGTCGATGACGAGCGCGGCCTGGCGGGCACCGTGGAACTCTCGGAGGAGGCCCTCGAGCACCTCGTCCGCCTGGCGGCCGGTGACGCGCGACGCGGCCTGACGGCGCTGGAAGCGGCGGCCGGCGTCGCACACTCCGAACGGGAACCGCAGCCTGGCGCCCACCGGGGCGGCGAGGACTGGATGGACGGCGAGGACGACGGCGGCGAGGGCGACGACGCAGGCGAGGACGCGGCGCCTGTCCTGGTCACGCTGGACCACGCGGAGAAGGCCGTCGACGTCGCCGCCCTGCGCTACGACCGCGCGGGCGACCAGCACTACGACGTAGCGAGTGCCTTCATCAAGTCCCTCCGCGGGTCGGACGTCGACGCCGCGCTGCACTACGTCGCACGGATGCTCGAGGCGGGGGAGGACCCCCGGTTCATCGCCCGGCGACTGATGATCTCCGCGTCCGAGGACGTGGGGATGGCCGATCCGACCGCCCTCCAGACCGCGGTCGCGGCCGCCCAGGCGGTGCAGCTCGTCGGCATGCCCGAGGCACGGATCATCCTCGCGGAGGCAGTGGTGCACATCGCGACCGCCCCGAAGTCGAATGCGGCGTACAACGGCATCAACGCGGCCATCGCGGACGTGAGGGCGGGCCGGGGCCAGGGGATCCCCGCCCACCTGAGGGACGCGCACTACCCGGGGGCGTCGCAGCTCGGGCACGGGAAGGGCTACGTGTACTCGCACGACGAGCCGCACGGCATCGCGCTGCAGCAGTACGCACCGGATGACCTCGTGGGGCGCAACTACTACGAGCCGACGGACCGGGGCGTCGAGCGGGACATCGCCTCGCGCCTGGCGAAGCTCCGGCGGATCATCCGCGGGAAGTAG
- the rpsD gene encoding 30S ribosomal protein S4: MANNTRARRKVRISRALGIALTPKAEKYLERRPYAPGQHGRARRKQDSDYAVRLREKQRLRAQYGIREAQMTRVFEEARRTAGLTGENLIELLEMRLDALVLRSGFARTIAQARQLVVHRHIMVDGARVDRPSFRVAEGQLIHVHSRSETMVPLQVAAAGAHRDVLPAVPGYLDVQLDKLQARLVRRPKRSEVPVTCEEQLVVEYYAR; the protein is encoded by the coding sequence GTGGCTAACAACACACGTGCCCGCCGGAAGGTCCGCATCTCGCGTGCCCTCGGCATCGCTCTGACCCCCAAGGCAGAGAAGTACCTCGAGCGTCGGCCCTACGCGCCGGGCCAGCACGGCCGTGCGCGTCGCAAGCAGGACAGCGACTACGCCGTACGCCTGCGCGAAAAGCAGCGTCTGCGCGCCCAGTACGGTATCCGCGAAGCACAGATGACCCGTGTCTTCGAGGAAGCCCGCCGTACCGCAGGCCTGACCGGTGAGAACCTGATCGAACTGCTCGAGATGCGTCTCGACGCCCTCGTGCTCCGTTCGGGCTTCGCCCGCACGATCGCCCAGGCCCGCCAGCTCGTCGTGCACCGTCACATCATGGTCGACGGCGCCCGCGTGGACCGCCCGTCGTTCCGCGTGGCCGAAGGCCAGCTCATCCACGTCCACAGCCGCAGCGAGACCATGGTCCCGCTCCAGGTTGCTGCCGCTGGTGCGCACCGCGACGTCCTCCCCGCCGTTCCCGGCTACCTGGACGTCCAGCTCGACAAGCTCCAGGCGCGCCTCGTGCGTCGCCCGAAGCGCTCCGAGGTCCCCGTGACCTGCGAAGAGCAGCTCGTCGTCGAGTACTACGCACGCTAG
- a CDS encoding DUF948 domain-containing protein encodes MSGGDIAGLIAAGVFAVLVLLLAVPIWKLGRVFDELRKAIRTVTDETTPLIEEVTSTVSTTHQQLRTVDGITSNVSDASANISALSSLVAATIGSPLIKVSAFSYGVRSALAGRKSPARRRRSR; translated from the coding sequence ATGTCAGGTGGAGATATTGCGGGCCTGATAGCTGCTGGCGTGTTCGCCGTCCTGGTCCTGCTGCTGGCCGTGCCGATCTGGAAGCTCGGCCGCGTGTTCGACGAGCTGCGCAAGGCCATCCGCACCGTCACCGACGAGACGACCCCGCTGATCGAGGAGGTCACCAGCACGGTGAGCACCACCCACCAGCAGCTCAGGACCGTCGACGGCATCACGTCGAACGTCTCCGACGCGTCGGCCAACATCTCCGCCCTGTCGTCGCTCGTCGCCGCCACGATCGGCTCTCCGCTCATCAAGGTGTCGGCGTTCTCGTACGGTGTCCGCTCGGCCCTCGCGGGCCGGAAGTCGCCTGCGCGCCGTCGGCGCAGCCGCTAG